The Brachybacterium huguangmaarense genome contains a region encoding:
- the menD gene encoding 2-succinyl-5-enolpyruvyl-6-hydroxy-3-cyclohexene-1-carboxylic-acid synthase, translating to MTAPEEIPDRIDAPGPVGSGAVEEATVILRTLAALGVRDLVIAPGSRSAPFVYALQDEQLAGLVRAHVRIDERAAAFTALGISRADPRHPGAVVTTSGTATAHLHAAVLEAHHAGVPLLVLTADRPAELRDTGANQATHQAGLYGDAVRWASDLPAPAAGRATPAELRTAVNAVARAVAAATGERPGPVHLNVGLRDPLTPRSAPAAAESPSIVVTRRVAPSAVPGVPIPLTGRTLVVAGDGAGPDARAFAERHRLPLLAEPSSGARSGDAMIVGYPELLGEVMASADHPLRPDRAVVFGHPTLSRPVVSGLLGADDVDVIVVDRAGTWPDASRRARRVVPAAVGEETEEAAERQQRYLAAWRASDEPAPPATWQARAALAVWAASGPDDVLVVGSSSTVRDLERHAPATAATIVANRGLAGIDGLISTASGYALARRRPAGRVRALIGDLTALHDLTGLLIGPDEVEPELDIVVLDDDGGRIFSGLEHVAAPPAVLRRFFTTPHGVDLAAAAAALGVPARPVDADGLADALAEPASGRRMLVVQDLVVQESVSAVPETP from the coding sequence ATGACCGCACCCGAGGAGATCCCCGACCGCATCGACGCCCCCGGGCCGGTCGGCTCCGGCGCGGTCGAGGAGGCGACGGTGATCCTGCGGACCCTCGCGGCCCTCGGCGTGCGCGACCTCGTGATCGCCCCCGGCTCGCGCAGCGCCCCCTTCGTCTACGCCCTCCAGGACGAGCAGCTGGCGGGGCTCGTGCGCGCCCACGTGCGGATCGACGAGCGCGCGGCCGCCTTCACCGCCCTGGGCATCTCCCGCGCCGACCCGCGGCATCCCGGCGCCGTCGTCACCACCTCCGGGACCGCGACCGCCCACCTCCACGCCGCCGTGCTCGAGGCCCACCACGCCGGGGTCCCCCTGCTCGTCCTGACCGCGGACCGGCCCGCCGAGCTCCGCGACACGGGCGCCAACCAGGCCACGCACCAGGCGGGGCTCTACGGGGACGCCGTGCGGTGGGCCTCCGACCTGCCCGCCCCCGCCGCCGGGAGGGCGACCCCCGCCGAGCTGCGCACGGCTGTGAACGCCGTCGCGCGCGCCGTGGCCGCCGCGACGGGGGAGCGGCCCGGGCCCGTGCACCTGAACGTCGGCCTGCGCGACCCGCTCACGCCCCGCAGCGCGCCCGCCGCCGCCGAGTCCCCCAGCATCGTCGTCACCCGGCGGGTCGCGCCGTCCGCGGTGCCCGGGGTTCCGATCCCGCTCACGGGACGCACGCTCGTGGTCGCGGGCGACGGCGCGGGACCCGACGCCCGCGCGTTCGCGGAGCGCCACCGCCTGCCGCTCCTGGCCGAGCCCTCCTCGGGCGCCCGCTCCGGTGACGCGATGATCGTCGGCTACCCCGAGCTGCTGGGCGAGGTGATGGCGAGCGCCGACCACCCGCTGCGGCCCGACCGCGCCGTCGTGTTCGGCCATCCCACCCTGTCCCGGCCCGTCGTCTCCGGGCTGCTCGGCGCCGACGACGTCGACGTGATCGTCGTCGACCGGGCGGGCACCTGGCCCGACGCGTCCCGGCGGGCCCGCCGCGTGGTGCCCGCCGCCGTCGGCGAGGAGACCGAGGAGGCCGCCGAGCGCCAGCAGCGCTACCTCGCGGCCTGGCGCGCCTCGGACGAGCCGGCCCCTCCTGCGACCTGGCAGGCCCGCGCGGCGCTCGCCGTGTGGGCCGCGAGCGGCCCCGACGACGTGCTCGTCGTGGGCTCCTCGAGCACCGTGCGCGACCTCGAGCGGCACGCCCCCGCGACCGCCGCCACGATCGTCGCCAACCGCGGTCTCGCCGGGATCGACGGCCTGATCTCGACCGCGTCGGGCTACGCCCTCGCCCGTCGCCGCCCCGCCGGGCGCGTGCGCGCCCTCATCGGGGACCTCACCGCGCTGCACGACCTCACCGGCCTGCTCATCGGCCCCGACGAGGTCGAGCCCGAGCTCGACATCGTGGTCCTCGACGACGACGGCGGCCGGATCTTCTCCGGACTCGAGCACGTCGCCGCCCCGCCCGCGGTGCTCCGCCGCTTCTTCACGACCCCGCACGGCGTCGACCTCGCGGCGGCCGCGGCCGCGCTCGGGGTGCCGGCCCGTCCGGTGGACGCCGACGGCCTGGCGGACGCCCTCGCCGAGCCCGCCTCGGGGCGCCGGATGCTCGTGGTCCAGGACCTCGTGGTCCAGGAATCTGTCAGCGCAGTCCCGGAAACCCCTTGA
- a CDS encoding o-succinylbenzoate synthase — MSELAVPAPLRERGIERAVAYAVPMTTRFRRITVRDGVLLDGPAGWSEFSPFWDYDVPESAAWLAAAVEDATTERPAPRRDRVPVNVTVPVVPPQRAREIALVGGAGTAKVKVADPGSSLAEDAARLAAVREAMGPQARIRIDANAAWSRSEALAAIPVLDRAAGGLEYVEQPVATLEDLAAVRRGVDVPVAADELVRRAEDPLRVARAGAADLLVMKVQPLGGIRRCLALAEAAGLPVVLSSALETGIGLSAGVAAAAALPELPFACGLATGALLTADVVRPALRATAGSLPVCRPVPDEELLASASADADLAARWQRRLDACAAHALPLP; from the coding sequence ATGAGCGAGCTCGCCGTCCCGGCGCCGCTGCGGGAGCGGGGCATCGAGCGGGCCGTGGCCTACGCCGTGCCCATGACGACGCGCTTCCGGCGCATCACGGTGCGCGACGGGGTGCTGCTCGACGGGCCGGCCGGCTGGAGCGAGTTCTCGCCGTTCTGGGACTACGACGTCCCCGAGTCCGCGGCGTGGCTCGCCGCGGCCGTCGAGGACGCCACGACCGAGCGTCCCGCCCCCCGGCGCGACCGCGTCCCCGTCAACGTCACCGTGCCCGTCGTCCCCCCGCAGCGGGCACGGGAGATCGCGCTCGTCGGAGGCGCGGGCACCGCGAAGGTCAAGGTCGCCGACCCCGGCTCGTCGCTCGCCGAGGACGCCGCCCGGCTCGCGGCCGTGCGCGAGGCGATGGGGCCGCAGGCCCGCATCCGCATCGACGCCAACGCCGCCTGGAGCCGCTCCGAGGCGCTCGCCGCGATCCCGGTCCTCGACCGTGCCGCGGGCGGCCTCGAATACGTCGAGCAGCCCGTCGCGACGCTCGAGGACCTCGCGGCCGTGCGCCGCGGGGTCGACGTCCCGGTCGCCGCCGACGAGCTCGTCCGCCGCGCCGAGGACCCGCTGCGCGTGGCCCGCGCGGGCGCCGCGGACCTGCTCGTGATGAAGGTCCAGCCACTCGGCGGCATCCGCCGCTGCCTGGCCCTCGCCGAGGCCGCCGGGCTGCCCGTCGTCCTCTCCTCCGCGCTCGAGACCGGCATCGGCCTGTCCGCAGGCGTCGCCGCCGCGGCGGCCCTGCCGGAGCTGCCCTTCGCGTGCGGCCTGGCCACCGGCGCCCTCCTGACGGCGGACGTGGTCAGGCCCGCCCTGCGCGCCACCGCCGGCTCCCTGCCCGTGTGCCGGCCGGTCCCCGACGAGGAGCTGCTCGCGTCCGCGAGCGCCGACGCGGACCTCGCCGCCCGCTGGCAGCGCCGCCTCGACGCCTGTGCGGCCCACGCCCTCCCGCTACCCTGA